In the genome of Bremerella sp. P1, the window TACGCCGGTCAATTCGACCAGGCGTACGAGCGTTTCCAACGAGCGTTGGAAGCCGCTCAGTCGCCACCTACGAAGATCAGCGAGTATCACACGCTGCTTCGCAATCGAAAACTGGCCGAAACACGTACCAGTTTCGGAGCGCTGTTAGACCTGCTGCAGCGACCCGCCGAGGCTGCCAAGCAGTTCGATCAGGCGATTGAGCTCCGTCCCGATGTGACGCAGTCGTACGTCATGGCCGGCGATGCCTATCGGAAGTCCGGCGATTTTGAAACGGCGCTTGTCCGCTGGAAAGAGGCCGTTCGACGTGATCCTAAACGTGTCTCGGTTGCGCGTGACTACGCGATGCTACTTATCCAGCTAGGCCGTTACGACGAAGCGGCGAAGCGACTTCAGCAAATCACCAAGACGCAGCCGGATGACCTGCTTACGCAATTTCAGCTAGCCAGACTTGAGGCGGCGGCTCCGAGTGACAAAGTTCGCGATCCAGATTCGGCCATCAAACGATGCGATCAACTCCTGCAGGCCCACCCTCAGCACGCGCTCGAAATTCAGCAGATTAAAGCGATGGCACTGGGCAACGGGGGACAGACGGACCAGGCAATCGCTCTGCTTACCTCACTCAGTAAGCAGATATCCGACGCCGAGGTCCGGAAGGACCTCGACGCGATGATGACACGCTTTCAGCAAAAGCAAAAAGTCTTGCTGGGTGGCGACGACACGAAGCGTTAAGTCAAACGCTTAAGCTTCGACACGCGCCCGGTCGAGACCCACTCGGCAACAAAGATATCGCCATTGGGTCCGAAGCACGCGTCGTGCGGATGCACGAACTTACCTTCGGTCCAGTTGTCCGGCTGCGTTCGCAGTGCCTTGTTGGACGTGACTCGCTTGACGTCATCACCTAGTTGGGCCAGGACGTTGTAGTCCTTGTCGACGATCGAAAGTCGTGCGTGAAGTTCCGGCACGATCATCCAATCGTTCCACGTATCGAGATTGGCAGGCAGCCCGAAGCCACTCACCGTGCTGAGATACTTCTGGTCTTTGTCGAATACCTGCAGCGTGTGATGGGCTCGGTCACACACGACCGTCTTCGGATTGGCTGCGTCGCGACGATCGATCCAGATACCATGCGGCGTGGCAAAGGTTCCTTCCCCCTTTCCGGGACCGCCAAACTTTCCTTGCCAGTTGCCATCGTGGTCGTACTGATGGACGTAGAAGGAACCATATCCGTCGGCCAGGTAAAAGCCGCCATCATCCAGGAAGGCGAAATTGGTCGGCATGAAGCGATCGCGGCCCCAAACCTTTTGCGGATTGGTCGCTTCCCCCTCGGCGTAGACCCCAGCTTCCATCGGGGCATACTTCTGCCAGACGGTCTCGCCTTGCTTGGTGAGCTTGGCGAACGACTTCACTTGCTGATAGGCGCAGACGTAGAGGAATTCTTCGCCACCTTCTTTGCGAACTTCAATCCCGTGGCCGCCGCCCTGGAACTGCTCGCCAAAGGCCCGAATGAACTTGCCCTCCTTATCAAACACAAAGATGGAAGGGTGGTCCTTCAGGTCAGGATTCCCTTCATGGATCACGTAGAGGTTTTCTTCACTGTCGACGGCCACATTATGGGTGGTCTGCCAGTGGTACTTATCCGGCAGGGACGGCCAACCGTGGGTAATCTCAAACTGGTACCCCTCAGGCCCGATGACCATTCGCGAGCCTGATTTGTCGCTCGCATGGACCGCAGGAGAGGGGAATAGACCAGTAGCAGCAAGAGTTAGGGCCGATCCGGCCAAAATAGCTTCGCGACGTGTAGGCATGGGGTAGACTTGAAAAGATGGGGCGGAGAACCGTCGGCTGGGTAAGCCTGAACGCGGCCCAGATAGGGCAGGAAGTGACGATATTGCCTGTTCTACGCCCAATTTGCACTAATCGCAAATGTTTTCTTGCGGCCAGTTTGGCGGCGAGGAATTGAAACCCTATAGCTTCCCAATTATCCTAAACTCCTTAATCGGGACTTCAGGAAACCCTCATTATGCAAGATTTGCTCCTACTTCTACTTTCGATGGTCGCCTTTGCAGGCGGATTTCCAGGGGCTTGGTGGGTCGCTGACAAACAGCGTCCTGATAACGCCATCGGGATCTTCTTTGGTACCCTCGGCATGCTGATCGTCGGGGGAGCTGGTCTATTTGGCGTCGTGATTCTGGCTGCCAAGCAGTTTCAATAGAGTCTCTGGGGCATTTCTTCGCCCGATCTGACATCCCAAACAGCTTGAATTAACCTGCTGCAAGTGGTAGGATCCTATTTCCTGCCCGAATTGCCAATTTGGCATTGGCATTTGTCCCTCTTCCCAGCAGCATCGGTTATGTCCTGCGTATTTTCGCCAACGCGGTTGCTTTTTGCCCTCCTTTTTCTCAGCGTGAGCGCGTCGATTGGCGTTGCGGCTGACGAGGCAGTCGATTTCGCAACCCAGATTCGCCCGATCTTGTCGGATCGCTGTTTCCATTGTCATGGCCCCGATCCAACCAGCCGGGCAGCTGACTTGCGTCTGGACGAACAGGATGCAGCGCACGACTACGCCATCGTGCCTGGCGATCCGGAAAGCAGTGAAGTCTTCCTGCGCCTGACCGATCACGATCCCGAAGTTCGCATGCCGCCGCCGGAATCGAATCGAACAGTCTCGAAGGCAGAGATCGAGCTGATTCGTCGCTGGATCGAACAAGGAGCCGAATACGACCAGCACTGGGCCTTCCAGCGAATTGAAAAGCCGAGCGTACCCGAGTTGGCCGACGATGACTGGTCGCGGAACGAGATCGACAAGTTCGTCCTGGCCAAGTTGCGCGAGGAAGGTGTTCAGCCCAACTCGGATGCCCAGCCGTGGCGAATCCTCCGCCGGGTATCGTTTGATCTGAATGGCCTGCCGCCGTCGCTCGAAGAACTCGACGCCTATCAGGCCGACCCCAGCGAAGAAAACTACCAGGCACACGTCGACCGGCTGCTCGCCTCGCATCACTACGGCGAGCGTCTGGCGGCCGAGTGGCTGGACGCCGCGAGGTACAGCGATACCTACGGGTACCAGGTCGATCGCGATCGTTACGTGTGGCCATGGCGTGATTGGGTCATTCGGTCGTTGAATGCCAACATGCCGTACGACGAGTTCGTCACCCAGCAAATTGCGGGCGACCTGCTGCCGGAGGCGACTCAAGACACAATCCTCGCGACCACCTTTTGTCGGCTACATCCCCAGAAGGTCGAAGGGGGAAGCATCCCCGAAGAGTTCCGCGTCGAGTATGTGGCCGACCGTTCGCAGACCGTGGCAACGGCGTTTCTGGGCCTGACCATGGAGTGCTGCCGTTGTCACGACCACAAATACGATCCGCTCAGCCAACGCGAGTATTACCAGATGTTCGCGTTCTTCAACAGCATTGATGAAGCAGGCCTGTATTCCTTCTTTACGCCATCGGTTCCCACACCGACGCTCCTACTGACCGACGAGGCCCAGGCCGCCAAGCTGAAAGATCTCGACCAAAAGGTAAGCGACCTGGAAGCGGCACTCTCCAAGCTCGAAATGCCCAAGGTGGGTGACGAAGAACTGAGCGTTACCGTCAACGAGCCGATCGAGAAGGTCGACTTCGAGGACGCGAAAGTGGGTGGCAACAAGTCGGTCGAAGGCCCGCAAGGCAAAGCGGTTCAATTGACCGGCGATGATGCGATCAATCTGAAACAGGGCAACTTCCAACGTCACCAACCGTTTTCGGTCTCGCTGTGGATGAACACGCCGGATGTGAAAGACCGAGCCGTGATCTTCCATCGCTCGCGAGCCTGGACCGACGCGGCCAGCCGCGGCTACGAACTTCTGCTGGAAGATGGCAAATTGAAGTGGTCGCTCATCCACTTCTGGCCAGGCAACGCGATCAGCATCAAGGCCAAAGAAGAATTCCCGGTCGATACCTGGAAGCAAGTCGTTGTCACTTACGACGGCTCAAGCCGTGCCGATGGGCTGAAGATTTATGTCGATGGCAACTTGATCGAAACTGAAGTTGTTCGTGACAAGCTGACCAAGCAGATCACCGGCGGTGGTAACGATCATATCACGATTGGCGAACGTTTCCGTGATCGTGGTTTCACCCAGGGCATGGTCGACCAATTCGCCGTTTACGATCTGGAACTGACTTCGGCCGAAGTCGCGGTTGCCAGTGGCGCGACGCCTACGCCTGAGCAAGTGGCCCAGTACCGACTGCAGCGCCGCTACGATTCGTGGTCGGAGGCTAACACGAAGCTTTCCGAAGCACGCAAGGAGCGGAATCAAGCGTACGATCGAACCAGCGAAATCATGGTCATGCGTGAGCTGGAATCGCCCCGGCCGACCTATCTATTGGCACGTGGCAACTATGACGCTCCGACCGATCCCGTCGAGCCCAAGACGCCTGAGGTGCTGCCGGCGTTTGAAGAAGGTTGGTCGCAAGACCGCCTGGGCCTGGCCAAGTGGATCGTCGATCGCGACAACCCGCTGACGGCTCGCGTGGCAGTGAATCGGTATTGGCAGCTGCTGATGGGAGAAGGCCTGGTACGCACGCCGGAAGACTTCGGTAACCAGGCCAGCCCACCCACGCATCCTGAACTGTTGGACTGGCTTGCCGCCGACTTCATGGAGCACGGCTGGGACGTCAAACGATTACTTAAGCAAATCGTGACGTCGTCCACCTACCGCCAATCGTCCGAGGCCTCGGCAGAAATGATTCAACGTGATCCCGAAAACAAGCTGCTGGCGCGGAGCGGCAAGTTCCGTCTGTCGGCCGAAATGGTTCGTGACAACGCGCTGTTCACCAGCGGACTGCTGGTCGATCAAGTCGGTGGCCCTCCAGCGAAGCCGTACGAAGTCTCCAGTTCCTTCAAGCCAGTCAAGCACGACAGCGGCAAGGGACTCTATCGCCGTTCGCTCTACACGTTCTGGCAGCGGACCAGTCCCGCGCCGGCAATGATGACCTTTGACGCCTCAAAACGAGACGTATGCCAATTGAAGCGAGAACGCACGTCATCACCGCTTCAGGCGCTGGTACTGCTCAACGGTCCTCAGTATGTCGAAGCGGCCAAGATGTTGGCCGTCCGCGTGCTGAAAGATGAGAAGCATGCGACGTCCGACAACGACAAAGTTCAAACCGTCTTTCGCTTGCTGACCAGCCGCGAGGCGAACGATCAGGAACTGGAACTGCTGTCCAACTTGTTCGCTCAGCAAAAGACGCATTTCCAAGAACAGCCTGAGGCCGCTAAGAAACTGTTAGCCGCCGGCGAGGCAAAAGTTCCCGCTGATCTCGACGCTGCGGAAGTCGCAGCCCTTACGATCGTGGCCAATACGGTAATGAATTTCGACGGCAGCGTCACGCGTCGGTAACACGGAGCTAGAGAACCCATGATCACACGACGACAAGTCCTACAGTCATCCGCTTGGGGTTTTGGTGGTTTGGCGCTGGGCCAGCTGATGGCTTCCCAGTCGTCGGCCGCTGATGGCGTGCTCACCAAGCTGCATCACACGCCCAAAGCGAAGCGGGTCATTTTCCTGTTTCAGGCCGGTGGTCCGTCTCAGCTCGACCTTTTCGATAACAAGCCACTACTGGTAGAAAAGCACGGCGAGCAGCTGCCGGCGTCAGTGCGTGGCGAACAACGGCTGACCGGAATGAGCGGCAACCAGTCGAGCATCCCGCTGGTTGGGTCGCCATTCAAGTTCGAGCAACACGGGCAAAGCGGCACGTGGATGAGCGAATTGCTGCCGCACACCGCAAAGATGGTCGACGACATCAGCGTCATCCGTTCGGCCCATACCGAAGCGATCAATCACGGGCCTGGCGTGACCTATTTTCAAACTGGTTCGCAGATCCCTGGGCGTCCCTGTATCGGGTCGTGGATGAGCTACGGGCTCGGTAGCGAGAACGAGAACCTGCCGGGGTTCGTTGTCCTGGTGACGAAAGACAAGGGGGGCCAGCCACTGGCCGCTCGACTGTGGGGCAATGGGTTCCTGCCATCTCATCATCAAGGCGTCCAGTTCCGCAGTGGGAGCGATCCGGTTCTCTACTTGAACAGCCCCGAGGGAATCGATCGCTCGAGTCGTGAGAATGCCCTGGCGAGCCTGGATCAGCTGCATAAGCTTCAGTCTTCCGACGCGTTAATCGATACGCGCATTCGCCAATACGAACTGGCGTTTCGCATGCAGTCGTCGATTCCTGATGTGACCAACATTGCTTCCGAACCGGATCACATTCTCGATATGTACGGTCCCGATGCCCGTAACCCGGGCACCTTCGCCGCGAACTGCCTATTGGCCCGTCGACTGGCCGAGAAGAACGTCCGTTTCATTCAGCTTTATCACCAAGGCTGGGACCACCACGGCGGTCTGCCTGGTGCCATCAAGCGGCAGTGCAAAGAGACCGATCAACCGACGGCCGCACTGCTGCAAGACTTAAAGCAGCGGGGCATGCTCGATGACACGCTTGTCATATGGGGTGGTGAATTTGGCCGCACCAACTACTGCCAAGGTAAGCTCGGAGGGAGCAACTTCGGCCGCGATCACCACGGTCGATGCTTCAGCGTCTGGATGGCCGGTGGTGGCATCAAGGGCGGCGTCACCGTGGGTGAGACCGATGAGTACGGCTTCAACATCGTCGATCAGCCGATTCACATTCATGACCTGCAAGCGACGATCCTGCATGTGATGGGGATCGATCACGAGCGGCTCACGTTCCGCCATCAAGGTCGAGCATTTCGCCTGACCGATGTTCATGGGCACGTGGTGAAGCCGATCCTGGCCTAGATGGCGTGTCGGGAGAAACTAGCCACAGAGGAAAGAAAGAGCAACCTCGGATTACGCGGATGAACGCAGATTCGCAGAGCCTGGTGTTCTCAGCCCTTCTTAGCGTGCCATGACACAGAGTCCACTTCTCGGTGAACTCTGTGTGCTCTGTGGCAAACGACTACTCGTCGTCGGCCCGCATCCACGGGGTCAGGACGGGTGCGTGCTCGAGGATCTCTTCGGCGTTGAAGTAGAGATCGATTTCACGCTTCGAGGCTTCTTCGCCGTCCGATGCGTGGACCAGGTTCATCTGGCGGCTGCTGCTGAAGTCGCCGCGAATGGTTCCCGGGGCAGCCTTCAAACCGCTGGTGGCACCCAGCATGTCGCGAACGACTTGAATCGCTTCCAGGCCTTCCAGAACCATCGCCACGACAGGGGCGGCGGTGATGAACGATTCCAAGCCAGGGTAAAACGGCTTGCTGACATGCTCTGCGTAGTGCTGCTTTGCCAGATCAGGGGTGATCCGGATCAACTTCATCGCAATGATGTTCAGCCCTTTGTCTTCGAATCGGTTAATGACGCGGCCAATCAGGCGGCGTTCGACACAGTCAGGCTTCAGAAGAACGAGCGTACGTTGCATTGCGTTAAACTCCGGGATCATATGTGAGAAGGCGGATTCTAGCGAATTCGCAGACTCTGCTCAACCAGGAGACGTCGCCGCACGCGCGAACTTAATTCGATTTTGGGAGGATAATAACCGGCGCACTACTGCTGACGGCCGTGACGTTCTGCTTGGCAGGCGTCGGCACTTGTTCTTCCATCGCCGGCATGGGGGCCTCGTAAGCCGGATAATAGGGCTGGTACGAGGACAACTGCATGGCATGCTTGGTCGGACGGTTCCAGGGATCCCCCTTCGAGTGATATCCGTCACTCCAAAACTCGCCGCAGTACCGCATCAATGCGTTCCAGCCCGCTTCGGCCGGCATCGGAGCGGCGACGAATCCAAGTAGCAATAGCGCTGCCGTTAGGTAGATTTTCTTTGTCACGTCATCCGCTCCCATGCAATAACTGGCACCTTCTCAAAAGTGGTTCCAGCATCACTTATCGACGCACTGCTGGCAGTGCAAGCAGTGCTTTTGGGGGCATCTGGCTGAAAGTCGGTTCCATTGATGACGGCTGATCGAGCTACGGAAGATGTAACGTCGTCAGCGGGCCAACGGCGGTCGTCGACGTTTTGCGCAGATCGTACGTCGCTAAAAGTCGTCCAATATCGTCAAGGTTTACCTTTTGATAGGCCTCGACCGTTTCTTTCACCGTGCGAAGCTTCTTCCGCTGCGTCCAGCTTGAGCCCACCGAGAAAAGGCGGCTCGAGGGGCGCTCGCTGCGTAGCACGACATGCGAACAGACTTTGTTCTTTGCTAAATCCAGTTCTCGCTGCGTGACCCCATCTGTCATCAGCTTCTCGACTTCGTAGGTGACGACTTCCAGCACGCGTTGGGCATCTTGCGGGGCACAACAGACGTAGTTCATCATCACGCCGCAGCCTTGGAATTCATACGACTCCATCGCTGCGAATTCCGCGAGACCTGGGTCGACCAGTTCCCAGAAGAAACGGCTACCGACATCGTCTCCCAT includes:
- a CDS encoding peptidase, which produces MPTRREAILAGSALTLAATGLFPSPAVHASDKSGSRMVIGPEGYQFEITHGWPSLPDKYHWQTTHNVAVDSEENLYVIHEGNPDLKDHPSIFVFDKEGKFIRAFGEQFQGGGHGIEVRKEGGEEFLYVCAYQQVKSFAKLTKQGETVWQKYAPMEAGVYAEGEATNPQKVWGRDRFMPTNFAFLDDGGFYLADGYGSFYVHQYDHDGNWQGKFGGPGKGEGTFATPHGIWIDRRDAANPKTVVCDRAHHTLQVFDKDQKYLSTVSGFGLPANLDTWNDWMIVPELHARLSIVDKDYNVLAQLGDDVKRVTSNKALRTQPDNWTEGKFVHPHDACFGPNGDIFVAEWVSTGRVSKLKRLT
- a CDS encoding DUF1501 domain-containing protein, coding for MITRRQVLQSSAWGFGGLALGQLMASQSSAADGVLTKLHHTPKAKRVIFLFQAGGPSQLDLFDNKPLLVEKHGEQLPASVRGEQRLTGMSGNQSSIPLVGSPFKFEQHGQSGTWMSELLPHTAKMVDDISVIRSAHTEAINHGPGVTYFQTGSQIPGRPCIGSWMSYGLGSENENLPGFVVLVTKDKGGQPLAARLWGNGFLPSHHQGVQFRSGSDPVLYLNSPEGIDRSSRENALASLDQLHKLQSSDALIDTRIRQYELAFRMQSSIPDVTNIASEPDHILDMYGPDARNPGTFAANCLLARRLAEKNVRFIQLYHQGWDHHGGLPGAIKRQCKETDQPTAALLQDLKQRGMLDDTLVIWGGEFGRTNYCQGKLGGSNFGRDHHGRCFSVWMAGGGIKGGVTVGETDEYGFNIVDQPIHIHDLQATILHVMGIDHERLTFRHQGRAFRLTDVHGHVVKPILA
- a CDS encoding DUF1553 domain-containing protein, whose amino-acid sequence is MSCVFSPTRLLFALLFLSVSASIGVAADEAVDFATQIRPILSDRCFHCHGPDPTSRAADLRLDEQDAAHDYAIVPGDPESSEVFLRLTDHDPEVRMPPPESNRTVSKAEIELIRRWIEQGAEYDQHWAFQRIEKPSVPELADDDWSRNEIDKFVLAKLREEGVQPNSDAQPWRILRRVSFDLNGLPPSLEELDAYQADPSEENYQAHVDRLLASHHYGERLAAEWLDAARYSDTYGYQVDRDRYVWPWRDWVIRSLNANMPYDEFVTQQIAGDLLPEATQDTILATTFCRLHPQKVEGGSIPEEFRVEYVADRSQTVATAFLGLTMECCRCHDHKYDPLSQREYYQMFAFFNSIDEAGLYSFFTPSVPTPTLLLTDEAQAAKLKDLDQKVSDLEAALSKLEMPKVGDEELSVTVNEPIEKVDFEDAKVGGNKSVEGPQGKAVQLTGDDAINLKQGNFQRHQPFSVSLWMNTPDVKDRAVIFHRSRAWTDAASRGYELLLEDGKLKWSLIHFWPGNAISIKAKEEFPVDTWKQVVVTYDGSSRADGLKIYVDGNLIETEVVRDKLTKQITGGGNDHITIGERFRDRGFTQGMVDQFAVYDLELTSAEVAVASGATPTPEQVAQYRLQRRYDSWSEANTKLSEARKERNQAYDRTSEIMVMRELESPRPTYLLARGNYDAPTDPVEPKTPEVLPAFEEGWSQDRLGLAKWIVDRDNPLTARVAVNRYWQLLMGEGLVRTPEDFGNQASPPTHPELLDWLAADFMEHGWDVKRLLKQIVTSSTYRQSSEASAEMIQRDPENKLLARSGKFRLSAEMVRDNALFTSGLLVDQVGGPPAKPYEVSSSFKPVKHDSGKGLYRRSLYTFWQRTSPAPAMMTFDASKRDVCQLKRERTSSPLQALVLLNGPQYVEAAKMLAVRVLKDEKHATSDNDKVQTVFRLLTSREANDQELELLSNLFAQQKTHFQEQPEAAKKLLAAGEAKVPADLDAAEVAALTIVANTVMNFDGSVTRR
- the ndk gene encoding nucleoside-diphosphate kinase, yielding MQRTLVLLKPDCVERRLIGRVINRFEDKGLNIIAMKLIRITPDLAKQHYAEHVSKPFYPGLESFITAAPVVAMVLEGLEAIQVVRDMLGATSGLKAAPGTIRGDFSSSRQMNLVHASDGEEASKREIDLYFNAEEILEHAPVLTPWMRADDE